Proteins co-encoded in one Betaproteobacteria bacterium genomic window:
- a CDS encoding response regulator, with product MAIIDIGLPGMNGYEVAKSIRREQGDNPTLVTDRLRASGGRATRAQCWV from the coding sequence ATCGCCATTATCGATATCGGACTGCCGGGAATGAACGGCTACGAAGTCGCGAAAAGCATAAGACGAGAGCAGGGCGACAACCCGACGCTGGTCACTGACCGGTTACGGGCTTCCGGAGGACGAGCAACTCGCGCGCAATGCTGGGTTTGA